Sequence from the Enhydrobacter sp. genome:
TGCCGGCGTGCCTGTTTCGGGCAGATGGTCCTGCGACCCGGTCCATTCCTCGACCTCGGGTGCCGACAGGATCATCAGCTCGATTCCGAACCCTGGATCGAGCTCGCCGAGCCTTTCCCCGAGGAGCTTCGTCAGCCCGGGATTGTCGCGGTTGGGCCGGCTGGTGCCGATTGCCGTGCGATCGACCGAACCGTCGACACGATAGAGCGCAAGCTCGAGCTTGCGGGCGCCGACGCTCGCCCGCTCGAATTGAACGCAGAGCGCGGCGATCAGGCGGCCGGTGGCGGCGGCGATATCCTCGGTCCGGCCGATCGGTTCGGCGAAGGACAGGCGCGACCGGAAGGCCGGCGGCATACGGCGCGGCTCGACCGGTTCGTCGATCCGTCCCAGTGCCTGATCGAGACGCATGAGCGGCTGCTCGCCGAAGCGGCGCGACAACGGTGCGCGCGGCAGCGGGTAGAGATCGCCGATGCGGCGCAGGCCGAGCTTCAGAAAGGTTTCGAGGATCGGCAGATCGAGCCGCAACGCATCGACGGGCAGGGAGGCGAGTGCATCGCGCTGTCCGCCGATCGAGCAGAAGAGATCGGCGTGCTTCGCGGCGTGGCGTGCCAATGCCCAGGCCGCGCCTGCGGTATCGGCAATTGCGGCGCGGCAGGTGAAGCCGTGGTTCGAGAGACGCTGCATGAGATCGGCCAGCAGCCTGCGCTCGCCCGCTTCCCCTTCTCCATGGAGATGGCCGCAGCCGGTGACGTCGAGGAACAGGCCGGCATCGCCGCCGAAGCCGCCGGCACTGCAGATTTGCGAGGCGTTTTCTTCGGCCTGTGCCGCGCCCAGCGGATCGATCGCGACCCAGGGCGTGTAGCGGTCGCACCAGCTGGCGATGCTTTCGAGCAGCGCGCGATCGGCTTCGCGCTCGACTTCCGTCGTGACGAGATCGGGCAGGAGGGCGCGGGCATCGGCCAGCCGCATGTGCACGCGCAGACCGGCGGCACGGGCATGGGCATTTACGGAAGCGAGGCGCGGGCAGCTTTCGCGCCAGGCAGTGGTTGCGGCGGCCCTATCCCGCCAGTCTGTCCGTCCAGTGCGTCCCAGGCGATCCATGGCGAGCTTGGGGAACCACAGCGAGATGATGCGTTTCATTGTTCCACTCCAGGAGCCAGGACGGCATTTCCTCGACCGATGGCATGCCGAAGCGATTGCGTCGGAGCTCAACCTGCCAGCGCGCCGCTCCCACGGCTTCGTGACCTGGTATTTCGGGCGATGGCGCCGAAGCCACGCGCCAGCGCGTGGCGCACATGCCTTGTGGCGGCGCGGGCTCGGGCCTGAGCAGCAGGGCGGAGATGCCGCTCTTTTCGGCAGCGAGCGACAGCCGGCGCCCGGCGGTCGGGTCCGCGGCGCGCGTTTCTCCCAAAACGACGGCGATGCCCGGGCAGCGCAGCCCTTCCTCCATCGCCCAGAAGAGATCGTCGTCGCGCCGTGCCGTGACCATCAGGAGCCGCGCCGGATCGAACCAGTTGGCGAGCGTCGGCGCATAGGGTGACGCGTCGAATGCTCCCGATGCCCGTCGGCACCACAGTAGCGTACCGCTTCCGAAGCGGCCCATCAGGAAGGCGGCAAAGCCGAGGGCGGCGCCGTCATGTGCGGCCACGCGACCCGATGGGCCGGGGCCGGCCTCGATCTCGTGCAGCGCGCCGGTCGGCATCCCGCCGCCCGGCAGCAGGGTGTCGATCTGCGGCACGCCGAGTGGGATGGCATCGCGGCCGGCCCGCGCCGCACTGTTCGTCCGTTCCAGCCGGCGGACCTGCTCGCGCAGCGTCGACAGGGCAAGCGCCCCCCTGTCGTTGGCGACAGGGGGAGCGAAAGTGCTTGGGGAAATGACGGGCATCATCCCCTCGAAAACTCTCTGCGGTTTTTGATGTTCCTGCTTTGTTCTTAACGGAACAGGCCGCTGGGAGTCAATCGAGCATCGCGTTTTTCCCCGCCATCACAATATCTTGCGGGTTATCGTCCCCACATATGCCACGACTCGCGGCCATCCAACCGATCGTTCCGCTTGAACAACGACAGCAACCGGCTGACCAGGGCGCAGACGAGGCTGAGCCCGACATAGACGAGCGCCACGACGATCACGTCGATCAGGGTGATGCCACTCATGTACCCCTCCATGTTCGTCCCCAAACCCTTGCTTCCCCCAAGGTTCACGGCATCCTCGACGACGCGAACAGTGGGCGCGCCGTCCGGCGGGCACAGTGGCATTTCGCACAAAGCCAAAAAGAAGGGCGTATAGTCCGCGCCCATGCCGGCTTCTCTCTCTTCGACGCAGGCGCGCCTGCGCGTGATCTCGCTGTTCGAGGAGCTGGGCGATGCCGACCTGTCGGCCATCGCCGCGAACTGCACTACCCGAACCTACGAGAAGGGCGCCCAGATCTTCGGCGACAAGGACAGCTCGACCGACGTCTTCTTCATTCTCGACGGCGTGGTGCGCGCCAACACCATCAGTCCGGAGGGGCGGGAGGTCATCTACTCGGAGATCGGCACCGGCGCGATCTTCGGCGAATTCTCGGCGGTCGACGGCCTGCCGCGCTCGACCGCGGTGTTCGCCGTCACCGATTGCACCGTCGCCAAGATGACATCGAGGAAGTTCTTCGAGCTGCTGCGCGCCAACGGCGCGGTTTCAGCGCGGCTGGTCGAATTGCTGGTCGCCAAGATCCGCGCCATGTCGGAGCGCGTGTTCGAGGTGAGCGCCCTCTCGGTGCGCGAGCGCCTGCGCCGCGAGCTGTTGCGCCTCGCCACCGATGGCCGTCGCCAGGGCAAGATGATCGTCATCAAGCCCGCGCCGACGCACTATGAGATCGCTGCCCGTATCGGCTCGCATCGCGAGGCCGTGACACGCGAGTTCAACCGGCTGGAGACCGAGGCCCTGCTCGAAGTGAGCCGCCGTCAGATCAGCATCCTCGACGTCGAGAAGCTGCGTCGGCCCGACGGCGGGGGCTGAGATCGCGCCGGCGGGGCGCGCCTATCGTCCGGTCATGGCGCCGAGGATCCGCACATCCGGCAGGCCCTCCAGCCGATCGACCAGGTCGATCAGCTGCGGCGCCCGGTCCGGCGGCAATGGGTCTGCGGCGAATTCCAGGCAGCGACGGAACTTGGCCAGATGCTGGTCGCGTGTCAGGGCGCGCGCCGGATGGGCGAGCATCGTCTCGCATGACCAGGCGTGTTGCGTGCCGTCCCGCAGCCGCACGACGACGCGCTGCGGCGCCAGGGCGTTGGGATCGGGATTGCCGTCGCTGGACACGCGGACCCGGCGCGCGATGTCGTGCGTTGCCGGATCGGTGAGCGCGGCTCCGCGGAAATCCATGAGGTCGAGCCTGCCGTTCTGCAGCACCTTGGCGACGCCGAACGCCAGGCAGAGTCGCAGGTAGCTCGCGACGGCATCGGGCCGTGGCGGCCGGCCGACCAGGCGCACGATCAGCGGCGGCGCCGACACCTCGACTGCGGCAACGTCGTCCGCGGCGAAGCCATGGCGCTGCTGCAGGACGTGGACGCCTTCGATGCCGCCGTGAGTGGCTCGTCCGGCCGGGAACGGCTTGTGGCTGAACTCGACGATGCGCCAATCCCGGCCCAGCCCATCCAGGATCGGCTCGAGCGCGAAGTCGCCCTCGAACAGCGGCAGGTAGCCGAAGGCGCCCTCGAACACGCCCTGGGCTGCGGCAAAATCCAGGTGGGCCAGGGCGCAGGATTGGAGCGCGGCGCGCGCATTGAAGGCGAGTTGCACCGGCAGAATGGGACTGCCCTCGACATGCGCCTGCATGGTGCCGCTCGCCTGGGCGAGCTGCCAGGCGAAGGCGCGCTGCAGGGCGGCGCGGTCGAGGCCGAGCAGGCGGGCGGCCGCCGCGGTCGCGCCGAAGCCGCCAGCCGTGCCGGGCCTGAAGAAGCGAAAACCGGAACGCGAGGCCAGCCCAAGGCCGGCCGCGATGTCGACGCCGACCGCGATGGCGGTGATCAGCTCGGCGCCGCTGGCGCCTCCGGCCAGCTCGGTCGCGGCCAATGCGGCGGGCAGCGCGGTGGCCATGGCATGCACCACTGCACCCTCGTGCAGGCCGTCGAATTCCTGGTTGTGCATCTGCCAGACGTTCAGCAGGGTCGCGGCGGGTGCCGACAGGCACCGCGAACGGCCCCAGACGGGAACGGCGGCAGCGGGCAGGGCCGGCTCACCCCATGCGGCGGCGACGTGCAGAAGGTTCTCGGCGCCCTCCACGGACGAGCCGGCGATGCCGACCCCGAGGCTGTCGAGGATGAATGTCTTGGCGCGCTCGACGGCGGCCGGCGGAAGGTCGGAAAAGCGCGTGCCGAGGGCATGCTCGGCGAAGCGGGCGGCGACGGGGTCAGGCATGCCGGCCATTCTACCTCATGGTCGGATATCCCGGGGCACCCGGCACGGCGCTTGCGAGTCGACGGAAGACCGACGCATCATCGTCCGGCTTGCGAGGGAGGTGCCGCGTGTCCTGCCGCGTTCCGTTGATGGCTCTGCTCATCGTCGCCCTCGCCGCGCTGGGCGGACCCGCGCTGGCGCGTTGCTCGAAGAACCTGGTCGACAGGGTGCTGCCGCCCGGCGTGCAGCTCGCCTCGCTGGACGGGCTCCGGTTCGTGAGCGCCGATTCGCCCAATCGCGCCAACATCACCTTCCTCGGTCACGCCAGCTACCAGATCGACACACCGCAGGGCGTGCGTGCCATCACCGACTACAATGGCGTCAACGGTTTCGGGCGCCGGCCCGACATCGTCACCATGAACAACGCGCACACCACGCACTTCACCGACGAACCGGAGGAGGGCATCACCTACGTCCTGCGCGGCTGGCCGAGCAAGCCCGGCGAGACCGAGGCGAACCACGACATCCAGCTCAAGGACATGAAGGTGTGGAATGTGCCGACCAACGCCCGCGACTGGGGCGGCGGCGGGGCGCGCATCAACGGCAACTCGATCTTCATCTATGCCATCGGCGAGCTCTGCATCGCCCATCTCGGCCACCTGCATCATCGTCTCACGCGCGACCATCTCGACGAGCTCGGCCGCATCGACGTGCTGATGGTGCCGATCGACGGCTCCTTCACCATGGGCCAGCCGCTGATGGTCGAGGTCATTCGCCAGATCCAGCCCAGCATCGTCCTGCCGATGCACTACTGGGGTCGTCACCAGCTCGAGCGTTTCCTGGGCCTCGCCTCCGAACTCGACGCCGACGTGGTGTGGCCCGACAAGCGCACCATGGAGGTGGCGCGCGAGGCGCTGCCGCAAAAGCTCACCATCATGCCTCTCGGCGGCGATGGCGGCGACTGAAACGGCGCGGCGAATCTCGCCTGCCCCCGGTTCGGCTCCCTAACGGCGCCCTTCGACGAATCCCATGAGGAACTGGACGAGGTTGCGGCCCAGATCGTCGCTGAGATAGCCGCCTTCCTGCACCAGCACCGTCGGCAGGCCGAGGCCGGCGATCTTCGCCGCCATGGCGCGAAAGCCCGCACCCGTCACCTTCAGCCCCTGCAGCGGATCGCTCTCGCTGGCGTCGAGCCCCAGCGCCACGACCAGCGCGGAGGGCGCGAAGGTCCTGATGCGGGCCAGCGCGGCGTCGCCCGCTTCGAGCCAGGGCGTGTCGGGGGAACCGAGCGGCAGCGGCAGGTTGAGGTTGCAGCCTTCGCCGCTGCCCGCGCCGCGCTCGTGGGCGTGACCCCAGAAATAGGGATAGTAGTAGGCCGGGTCGGCGTGGATCGACACGGTGAGCACGTCGGCTCGCTCCCAGAAGATGCCCTGCGTGCCGTTTCCGTGGTGGACGTCGACATCGAGCACCGCCACGCGAGCATGGCGGGAGCGTAGCCGCTGGGCGGCGATCGCCGTGTTGTTGAGGAAGCAGAAGCCGCCTGCCATGTCGGCATAGGCGTGGTGGCCGGGCGGCCGGCAGAGGGCATAGGCCTCGCCGGCGCCGTCGAGCACGAGATCGGCGGCTGTCGTCGCGACCTCGGTCGCGGCGAGCGCGGCATCCCATGTGCCCGGCCCGATCGGGCAGGCCATGTCGACCTGATGCCAGCCGGCGCGGCCGGCGAGTGCCTTTGGGTAGGTCGCGGGATAGCGCGCGGGGTGGACATTGGGCACCACCTCGGGGCCGGCGCCGGGCAGCTCGGCCCATTCACGCGCGATGACCTGCAGAAAGTCGAGATACTCGGGGGTGTGCACCGAGGCCGCGGGCGCAATGCCGTGGGTGCCGGGTGCGATGACCTCGTGGCCGGCGCCGCGGGCGGCGGCGAGCAGCCGATCGGCGCGCTCGGGTTGCTCGGTGCTTCTCTGCTTCACGCCCCGCACGAAGAAGGTCTGCGGGTCATGGCCGGCATGGCGGTCGGAGTAGACGAGCTTCACGCGAGGTTCTTCCTGAAGAAGGTGACGGTGCGTTCCCAGGCGAGCCTGGCCGCAGCCTCCTGGTAGCGCGGCGTCGAGTTGTTGTGGAAGCCGTGTTGGGTGCCTGGATAGAAGTGCGCCTCGTAGGGAACACCGGCGCTCTTGAGGGCCGTCTCGAAATCCGGCCACATGGCGTTGATGCGCTCGTCGTTCTCGGCGTAGTGAATCAGGAGCGGCGCCTTGATGCGCGGCGCCTCTGCGGCCGGCGCGGCAGCGCCGTAGAACGGCACGGCGGCGCCGAGATCGGCGCCCATGGTCACGGCGAGATAGTTGGTCGTGCCGCCGCCCCAGCAGAATCCTGTCGCGCCGATCTTGCCGGAAGAGAGTGCATGCGCCTTCAGGTAGCGCGCGCTGTTCAGCATGTCGGTGCGCAACTTGGCCTGGTCGAGACCGGCCTGCAGGGTGCGGCCGTCGTCGTCGTTGCCGGGATAGCCGCCGGCCGGGAACAGCCCGTCGGGCGCCAGTGCCAGGAAACCCTCGACAGCGGCGCGGCGGGCGACGTCTTCGATGTAGGGGTTGAGGCCGCGATTCTCGTGAACCACCAGGACGGTCGGGAACGGCCCGTTGCCGCGTGGCTGAACGAGGTAGCCGCGCATGGTGCCGGAATTGCCGCCCGGAGACGGATAGGTGACGTACTGCGCCCTGATGCGGGTATCGGTGAAGGAGATGGTCTGTGCGTTGGCGTAGCGCGGCATCAGCGCCTGCGCCATGGCGAGGCCGCCGGCCGTCACGGCTGCCGCCTGCACGAGGAACGCGCGCCGGTCGATGCGGCCGTGGCAGTATTCGTCGTAGAGATCGAAGATGCGCTGGTCGATCCAGGCCGTCAGTCCGTCCATCCGTTGTCTCCTCAGCCTCCCGCGATCGCCCTGGCCTGCCTGAGGGTTGCGATCTCGGCATCGCTATAGCCGACTTCGCGCAGGACCTCGACCGTGTGCTCGCCCACCATCGGCGCCTTGCGCCTCACCTCGACCGGCGTGTCAGAGAGCTTGATCGGGTTGTTGGCCGACTTCACCGGTCCGATGTCCGGATACTCGACCTCGATCACGCTGCCGCGCGCCTCGGTATGGGCATTGGCGACGACGTCGCTGATCTTGTAGGCAGCCGAGCAGGGCATGCCGGCCGGAATCAGCCGGTCGAGCAGTTCGTCGGCGGTGTGCTGCAGGAAGTGCGCCTCGATCATCGGCTCGAGGATGGCGCGGTTGGCGACCCGGTCCTTGTTCGTTGCGAAACGAACGTCGGCCAGCCAGTCGGGCTTGCCGAGGGCGGTGCAGAGCAACTTCCAGAAAGCGTCGTTGGTGCCGGCGATGAACACTGGCTGCGTCTTCGTCGGAAAGACGCGCAACGGGCAGATGATGGTGTTGGACGTGCCCATGCGCTCCGGATTCTCGCCCGTCAGACCGTGATGGGTGATCCAGTGGCTCATCATGTGCATGCCGACGTCGAACAGCGAGAGGTCGAGGCGCTGGCCCTTGCCGGTCTTGTGTCGTCCGAGCAGGGCGAAGGCGATGCCGGCGGCGCAGAACGAGCCGGTGCAGTAGTCGATGGGTGCGGTGCCGACGCGGCACATCTCGCCCAAATAAGGGCCGGTGGCGTCCATCAGGCCGATCTCGGCCTGGATGCAGGGGTCATAGCCGGCGCGATGGGAGTAGGGGCCGGTCTGACCGTAGCCCGACACCGAGGCATAGACGATGCGCGGATTCTCCCTCGACACCACGTCCCAGCCGAAACCCAGCTTGTCGATCACGCCCGGCGTGAAGGCCTCCATGAAGACGTCGGCCTTGCGGACGAGGCGCATCAGCACGTCGCGGCCGCCCTCGGTCCTGAGATCGACGGCGAGGCCGCGCTTGTTGCGGTTCATCGAGGGCACCCAGGCGCCGCCGAAATGCGGCCGGAAATGCTCGCCGTTCAGCGGCTCGACCTTGATGACGTCGGCGCCCATGTCGCCCAGGATCTGGCCGGCGGTCGGGCCGGCAATGACTTGAGTGAGATCGAGGACCAGCGTGTCGGAGAGAGGCAGCATGCCGTGAGGACTAGCGCCTTTGCCGAGGGTGCGCCACAGCGCGGCCATGCTACGTTTCGCAGCCATTGCCAGGGAGTACCGAATGACCGCCGACCGCCCCAATCTCAGGATCGATTCCGATCGCCTTTGGTCGAGCCTGATGGAGCTGGCGCGAATCGGCGGTACGGAGAAGGGTGGCGTTTGCCGCATCGCGCTCACCGATCTCGATCGCCAGGGCCGCGACCTGTTCGTGCGCTGGGCGAAGGAGGCGGGGGCCACCATCAAGGTCGACCAGCTCGGCAACATCTTCGCGCGACGTGAGGGCCGCGATCCGGCCAAGCCGCCGGTGATGACGGGCAGCCATCTCGACACCCAACCGACCGGCGGCAAGTTCGACGGTGCCTACGGCGTGATGGCGGGGCTCGAGGTTCTGCGCGTGCTACACGATTCCAACTACGTCACCGAGGCGCCGATCGAGGTCGCGGTGTGGACGAACGAGGAAGGCTGCCGCTTCGCCCCAGCCATGGTGGCGTCGGGCGTGTTCGGCGGCGCCTTCACGCTGGAGCATGCGTTGTCCATCAGGGACCGCGATGGCGTGAGCTTCGGCGAGGCGTTGAAGCAGATCGGCTATGACGGCAAGGAGCCGGTCAGCGGCCGCAAAGTCGGCGCCTTCTTCGAGGCGCATATCGAGCAGGGTCCGATCCTCGAACGCGAGAAGAAGACGATCGGCGTCGTGACCGGTGCGCAGGGGCAGCGCTGGTATGAGATTTCCTGGACCGGCATGGAGAGTCATGCCGGCACGACGCCGATGGAAGGCCGTCGCGACGCGCTGGTAGGGGCCGCCGAGCTGATCGTCGAGTGTCGCCGCATCGGCAATCGTCCGAACGGCCGCTCGACGGTGGGTGTGATCGAGAGCCAGCCGCAGTCGCGCAACACCATTCCGGGCCGCGTTTTCATGACGGTCGATTTCCGCCATCCCGATGACGGTGAGCTGACGAGGATGGACGCCGAGATGCGCGCCGCCGCCGCCGACATCGCCAGGCGTCACCGCCTCGACGTGGCGATCGAGCAGATCTGGTACTTCCCGCCATCGCCTTTCGCGGGAGAGTTGGTCGAGTCGGTGCGCCGCGCCGCCGGCCAGGCGGGCTACCCGCACATGGATATCGTGAGCGGCGCCGGGCACGACGCCTGCTACGTCTCTCGCGTCGCCCCTACGGCCATGGTCTTCGTGCCGTGCAAAGACGGCATCAGCCACAATGAAGTCGAGGATGCCACGAAGGCGGACGTGGGGGCCGGCTGCCAGATCCTGCTGCAGGCCATGGTGGAACGGGCCAACGCGTGATTCGCGGGCAAGTTTCTGCCGCCAGCGCCGCGCTCGTGGCGACGGTGGCCGGTGCCGGGGGTACGCTGGCGATCGTCCTCGCCGCGGCGCAGGCCGTCGGCGCCACGCCGGCCGAGACCAGTTCATGGGTGGTGGGCCTCGCCCTTGCCACCGCGCTCGGGTCGCTGGTCCTGAGCGTACGTTACCGCATGCCCATCATCGCCGCCTGGTCGACACCCGGCGCGGCGCTGATCGCCTCGACCTCGGGCGTGCCGTCGTTCAACGCCGCCGTTGGCGCCTTCGTGCTGGCGGCCCTCCTGATCCTGCTGACGGCGGCCATCCGCCCGGTCGGCCGGCTGATCGAGCGCATTCCGGCCAGTATTGCCGCGGCCATGCTGGCCGGCATCCTGCTGCGCCTGGTGATTGCCATGGTCGAATTCGCGCCTGGCGCGCCGCAGCTCGTGCTGCCACTGATCGCGCTCTTCTTCGTGGTGCGGACCTTCTGGCCGGCACTGTCGTCGCTGGTCGTGCTCGCGGTCGGCGCGGCGCTTGCCTGGGCGTTCGGCATGGTCCAGCCGATCGACGGTGTCGGGCTCTCCGAGCTGGTGATCGTCGCGCCGGGCTGGGACCTCGCGACGTTGGTCGGGCTTGGCCTGCCGCTCTACCTCGTCACCATGGCGTCGCAGAATCTGCCGGGATTCGCCGTGCTGCGCGCCTCCGGCTACCAGCCGCCGACGCAGCCGGTGCTGGCGGTCACCGGCGCGCTGTCGCTCGGCACGGCGTTCCTCGGCTCACATACCTCGAACCTGGCGGCGATCTCGGCGGCACTTTGCACCGGGCCCGATGCCCATCCTGATCCGGCCAGGCGCTGGATCACCGGCCCGTTCTATGCCCTGTGGTGGGGGCTGATCGCCTTGTTCGGTGCATCGCTGGTCGGCCTGTTCGGGGCGCTGCCGCCGGCCCTGCTGGCGACGGTTGCCGGCACGGCGCTGCTGGGATCGCTCGCCGGTGCCATGGGCACGGCCCTCGCGGAGGAGCGTGGTCGGTTGGCGGCGACGGCGACGCTCGCCGTCACCGCGTCGGGCGTGACATTGGCAGGCGTCGGCTCTGCCTTCTGGGGCCTGATCGCCGGCCTCGCGATATTGGGATTGGACCGTATCCTGAGGCGCTGACAGGCTCCCGCCATCGAGGGAGGAGCTTGATGAACAGGATCGCCGTATCGCTGCTCGCCGCAGCGATGTTCGTACTGCCGGTCGCGAGCCGGGCCCAGGCGCCGGTGACGCCGTCGGCGCAGAATCCGGTACGAGAGATCACCAGGATCGCCGGCGAGATCTATCGATTCCGCAACAACAACCATTACTCGATTTTCGCTGTGACGCCGGCCGGCATCATCGCCACCGACCCGATCAATGCCGGAGCGGCGACCTGGCTCAAGGACGAGATGAGGAAGCGCTGGCCGGATCGGCCCATCAGGTTTGTGATCTACAGCCACGATCATGCCGACCACATTTCGGGCGGCGAGGTGTGGGCCGATACCGCAATCGTGGTGGCGCACCAGAACGCGAAGGACGTCATCGTCGGCGAGAATCGGCCGACGGCGGTGCCGCAGGTGACATTCTCCGATGCGGCCACTCTCGAACTCGGCGGCACGGTCGTCGAATTGCACTATGTCGGGCGCAACCATTCGAACAACTCGGTCGTCATGCGCTTTCCTCGGGAGAAACTCGCCTTCGCGGTCGATTTCGTCCCGGTGCGCGCGGTGGCGTTCCGCGACTTTCCCGACGCCTATCTCGAAGAGTGGATCGAGTCGCTGCGCCGCGTCGAGGCGCTGGAGTTCGACGTCTTCGTGCCGGGCCATGGTCCCCTCGGCGACAAGGCGAGCGTCGCGGCCTTTCGCGGCTACATGGAAGACCTGCGGGCCCAGGTGCTCGCCGCCGCGCGCGCCGGCAAGTCCCTCGAGGAGACCAAGAAGAGCGTCGACCTGTCGAAGTACAAAGAGTGGGGCGGGTTCGAGCAGATGAGCCCGCTCAACATCGAGGGCATGTACCGCATGGTCCAAGCCAACCGCAGGCCAAATCCATAGAGTCTCTCCGGTCTGTCGCATCGCCGGCGGGAGACGGGCAGTTCCCGGTTCGGGTGAATACCCAATCGAGCCAATGGCTTGCGATGTCTCACCGGGTGAGACATCGGCCAGTGGATGAGTGGACACCGAGGAGGCAGGGGACTGTGAGGATTCGTGGACGAATCGCCTCGGATGCCGATGCCATCGGCATCCAACCCGTCCACGGGGCGTGGACGCACCGAGGACGCCGCGGGTGCCGCCGTACGGACGTTCCGGGCCGAACGATTCTAGACGGCGGGGAAGCGCGCGCCGTAGGGCTCGAGAGGCAGGTCGAGCCCGCGGCAGAGGAAGCTGATCGTGTGGTAGTAGCCGGTCAGCGCGATCGCCTCGAGCGCCTGCGCCTCGTTGAAGTGCGTGCGCAAGGCCTGCCAGGTCGTTTCGGCGATCGTGCGCCGGTCGACGAGATCGTCGACGAGCGCGATCAGCGCCTGCTCGGCGGGCGACCAGCAGTCCGCGCTCGCGGGTCCGTGCACGATCGCCGCGACATGCTCCGCCTCGAATCCGACGCGCCTGGCGAAGAAGGCGATATGGACGCCCCATTCGTACTCGCAGCCGAGCCGCGCGGTCGTACGGTCGATGACGATTTCGCGGTGGCGCAACGTGAGCGGGCCTTTGTCCAGCAATCCACCGGCGAACAACTTCGTGAAGACGCGCGGGCTTCGCGCCATGGTTCGGAACAGCAGCAGCGGCTCGACGCCGGGCGGCATGATGCGGGCGAGCTCGGCGGCGACGGCCGGCTCGTAGGGCGGGGTGTCCGGAGCGATGCGCGACATGCTACTTATTCTGTAGTGGCATCATTGTCGACGCTACATAAAATGTAGTAACAGGGCGAAATAGATGGTGAAGCGCATCCGCGGCTCGACGACCGGCCGTCCGATCATGGTTTTGCTCGACCTGCTGGGAAGGCGCTGGGCGCTGCGGCTGATCTGGGAGCTGCGCGAGGAGCCCCGGCGCTTCCGCGAACTGCAGGACGCGACCGGTGCGAGCCCGACCATCGTCAACGGCCGCCTGGCCGAGTTGCGGGAGGCGCGGCTGGTCGAGCTCGACGAGGCCGCGGGCTA
This genomic interval carries:
- a CDS encoding Zn-dependent hydrolase — encoded protein: MTADRPNLRIDSDRLWSSLMELARIGGTEKGGVCRIALTDLDRQGRDLFVRWAKEAGATIKVDQLGNIFARREGRDPAKPPVMTGSHLDTQPTGGKFDGAYGVMAGLEVLRVLHDSNYVTEAPIEVAVWTNEEGCRFAPAMVASGVFGGAFTLEHALSIRDRDGVSFGEALKQIGYDGKEPVSGRKVGAFFEAHIEQGPILEREKKTIGVVTGAQGQRWYEISWTGMESHAGTTPMEGRRDALVGAAELIVECRRIGNRPNGRSTVGVIESQPQSRNTIPGRVFMTVDFRHPDDGELTRMDAEMRAAAADIARRHRLDVAIEQIWYFPPSPFAGELVESVRRAAGQAGYPHMDIVSGAGHDACYVSRVAPTAMVFVPCKDGISHNEVEDATKADVGAGCQILLQAMVERANA
- a CDS encoding benzoate/H(+) symporter BenE family transporter; the protein is MIRGQVSAASAALVATVAGAGGTLAIVLAAAQAVGATPAETSSWVVGLALATALGSLVLSVRYRMPIIAAWSTPGAALIASTSGVPSFNAAVGAFVLAALLILLTAAIRPVGRLIERIPASIAAAMLAGILLRLVIAMVEFAPGAPQLVLPLIALFFVVRTFWPALSSLVVLAVGAALAWAFGMVQPIDGVGLSELVIVAPGWDLATLVGLGLPLYLVTMASQNLPGFAVLRASGYQPPTQPVLAVTGALSLGTAFLGSHTSNLAAISAALCTGPDAHPDPARRWITGPFYALWWGLIALFGASLVGLFGALPPALLATVAGTALLGSLAGAMGTALAEERGRLAATATLAVTASGVTLAGVGSAFWGLIAGLAILGLDRILRR
- a CDS encoding MBL fold metallo-hydrolase — translated: MNRIAVSLLAAAMFVLPVASRAQAPVTPSAQNPVREITRIAGEIYRFRNNNHYSIFAVTPAGIIATDPINAGAATWLKDEMRKRWPDRPIRFVIYSHDHADHISGGEVWADTAIVVAHQNAKDVIVGENRPTAVPQVTFSDAATLELGGTVVELHYVGRNHSNNSVVMRFPREKLAFAVDFVPVRAVAFRDFPDAYLEEWIESLRRVEALEFDVFVPGHGPLGDKASVAAFRGYMEDLRAQVLAAARAGKSLEETKKSVDLSKYKEWGGFEQMSPLNIEGMYRMVQANRRPNP
- a CDS encoding carboxymuconolactone decarboxylase family protein, whose protein sequence is MSRIAPDTPPYEPAVAAELARIMPPGVEPLLLFRTMARSPRVFTKLFAGGLLDKGPLTLRHREIVIDRTTARLGCEYEWGVHIAFFARRVGFEAEHVAAIVHGPASADCWSPAEQALIALVDDLVDRRTIAETTWQALRTHFNEAQALEAIALTGYYHTISFLCRGLDLPLEPYGARFPAV
- a CDS encoding helix-turn-helix transcriptional regulator, with the translated sequence MVKRIRGSTTGRPIMVLLDLLGRRWALRLIWELREEPRRFRELQDATGASPTIVNGRLAELREARLVELDEAAGYRLTPLGRELFELFMPLHRWSERWVKSVT